The Primulina huaijiensis isolate GDHJ02 chromosome 10, ASM1229523v2, whole genome shotgun sequence region TCCGTTTCACATATATAAATCTGTGACATCGTCTCATAAGATACATactcatttaaaattatatcaaaaacacaaatgattttttttcttttcgattATGAGCTTTTGAAATTGTAATAATTTATGAGATATAattcaaaatgtttatttagattcttagaaatatatatattatatatttaatatttataagcTACTGAGATATGCGAggttttacaaaataaaaaggtAATgccaatttataattttttaatatttataaattccaagttttattttacaaaaatttagtCAAGTGGACTCTAACTTATAAAAAGGGGAATAAAACCATGCTCCCCCGTATCCATCATTCAAATTATACTTTCCGTGTACATTTCTTATTTAaagaatattaattttgtttaaaaattatatttttgttaaaatgaAAAAGACATGTTTGTTTTTTCCAAAGAAAAATATTCtatatatttattcttttttgacgagtaggtctcttgtgagatggtcttacaaaataagatattcgtctcacaaaatacgaagacaaaataagatatccgtctatataaaaagcaatactttttaatgaatgacccaaataagatattcgtctcacaaaatacgatttgtgagaccgtctcacacaagtttttgtcttttttttgaCTTCTAAAGTAATTTTTTGtcaaaataatgaatttaatttaCCCGAGGGATAGTATCAAGTGTCCCAAGCTAgaccaatatatatatttataataaatttaattatattaatattaatatgtaCGTCGCATTcgtgtttatttttttatggcCGAACTCGTTACTACAACAAAAGGAAAAATACAAAAGCGTGTTTTATGTCTTTTTCGATCGGCACCACGCGAGTTGTTATCGTATCGTAACTATACTTTATTCTCGATATTTTCGTgtgtaataataaataatagcaATTAGCAGCACAAGTTGTTCGAGCCATACTAACCATTGCAGTCGATTATATAGTGACCATTGTCGATGATTTGTAGTTAATTTGACAAGAATATCATATATCTGGGATGaaatatcatattcaaaatataatcgTACTAATTTTCGATCTACTTGAATTCATTCATAAGTTTGAGTTGAGATATGAGTTCGAAACCTCAATATAAAGATGGATACGGGTCCTAGGTGAGTTTTCCATCTTCATCACCGTCTCCGAATTCTATCCCCACCCCATAACCCTCCCATTCTCTCTTCTTTCGGATTTGGAAAATCTCCGAAGTCGTCGGGATCAAATCTTCATCTCCGTCCTCACCTCcgcttcaaaaatattaatgtgaCGGAGCAAGGACGGGTAAGGGAAATCCCTGAACCCAaacctattattattattcttatcgGGATGAGTCTAGAGATGAGGATAATATCCTCATTCTCGTCTCAAACTATTTCgaagattaaaaaaatctttgaaCCCAAAATCAGTCCTCAAACAAATATAGTTTCGTGTTTGTTCTGTGGAGAAAATTGTAATCTCTACCTAATTGTAATATCAAGAATctttattctttaattaaaatTCCATGCTCTCAAAGTTGGTAAAAAAAGCACTTGGAATTCATTCGGAGTTATCGAAGTTTGATTTTGCACACTCCATTCAATAAGAGAATGCAATTCCTAACCTACCCACAAATCATGATATCGAGTTTGATTAATTTCTTTCCTAATTCTTTTTTGAAAATCAATTCGGAAATTGTATTCATGCGAACCTAACATTAGTTTCTAGAAAAAGTTGAGCTAAAGTCTTCgtgaaaaaagttaaaaaaggaaaaaaccaatctaaaaagaattatttttttttaaaaaaaagagttggTCCATAGATTGAGTTGACTTGGTTTATCATCGTAAGCCTTCGTTTTCTCCCACACACGCATGCGTTCATTTGATGGAACTCCGTGGCTAATATAGCTGAGTGTAGAGTGCCATAGACCCTActcgagtcgagctcgagtaaatattaaattactttcgatatattttaaatttttttaaaaatgaatattaATCACGTTAACAAAGAGGAAAATTGATGttttgattaatattttaaaaatatttaagaaatccatttctttaattataataattgatTAAGTACTCAAGCTTCAATTTTACACGCGGTTAAAGTCAAAAGTTCTCAAAGTCAAAAAATCAATCTATTTAATGGCCCAATACACTAACCAAACAAACCTTTTGGTCCATCGATTTAATGGACTTAATTGGTCAAGAAAGGTNCAGACGCAGGTTCGAAATTACCCTGAGCCtaaaatcacgaataagaccgttagaagggggcctgGTATTTGTCCCGGCGTAGCCTCTCCAATGCTCAAATCAGAGACTGATGATATAAGTGAAGAACatctaagggtgctgctgaaaacaatatagtgaatatgAATCAACCAAACACTCAAACCTAATATTTATAAGTAAATATCTGGGCCCGTCATGGGTCTGCTTCCATCTGGGCTAGGGATGGGTCATGGGTAATGGGCCCATccatggtatatatatatatatacacacacaattacgtattttaatttttaacgtgCGATGGACCAAAAAATTAACAAGTTATTTAATGGCACCATATTTACTGAATTTCTGTCGGAAAATTAAGGCCATTCACAGTGAGTTCACTTCACTTGTATGCTTTTCAGTTCTGAAAGTAGCGAATAAAATTTTCCTTAAAGATAAACTTTCTCGACATGTTGAGCCTCACAATACCGAATTTCTGCCAGCAAATTAAGGCCATTCATAGTGATTTCATACAtatatagttatataaatatacatgcTATTATGCTGAAAGTTGTGTATGCATTTTTTTTTAGAGAGTTTGGAAAGAAGAATGTTATAATCGAGTCTCGAACGtgagaaatattttcaaatttgggATATTAGTTTCAGATAAATAGATGAACTACAATTTATTTGCAAGTTGCGAATACATTTTTCGTTTAAGATTATAAACTTGTTTGACATGTTAATTTAGTCTCACAACGTCAACTAAGAAAATGATCGAGTAATTTATTCTATCgattgaatttaaatttatcaggaaatataatatttatgatgaaatgattcTATGTAGTTGATACTAGTGTTTTAAAAAAGATCGATTAAGAGTGAAGTGTGGGAAAAAAGCTTTGTTTCGGACCAAAGCATGAAAAAGAAAACAGTGATTGACCATATTAAAcgtgaaaatatataatttttaaacaaaattgtattttatttttaatttttatgaaatgtaattattaaataataagtatttaataacataaattttttttaaaagaaacataaatatattgaaataaaattagtctAAAACCCTTCTTTTCTTTACGACTAAGATATGATAATTGACCCAATATTTATCGGAAAAAGTTTTAATGAGTGAATTTGAAAGTTATGTTTTATACAagttattgatttatttatatttctttaaaaaattagaaagaaaTGGAAAAATTCCGAAATCTTAAATATTAATGATATAATGGGCCATATAACGTTGGGCCTTGTTACTATTAAGCTCTAATAGATATGGATTACacgagaaatttaatttaaaagattaaATTTCTAAATCTTATTCATTGGATCTTCATTCTTCCATGGAAGATTTTCATTCAGTTGTTATATTGAAGATTATGGGGATATGTTTATGAATTATCCGTTTCATTATTGGTAAAATGACTGAGGCCTGAACATGTATGGATCCTAGCTAGCTAGATTCTTTAACGAGAAGATGATTGGAGGGACTGAAACGAGCAACATTACGAAATATTAGAGATTAATTTGATGATCCGAAAAGAAGAGAGACAACTTCGGGAGAAGTTGCGAACAAGATGGACCAAAATACAGGAAAATATACAGAGTAAAAGTTATTTCATGCAAACCATGCAAGTTGTAAGACAAAATAATCACGAGTCTCGAGAGCTAGCTTCTCCAATATCATAGCCGGGCCGGACCGGACCGGACCGCACCGCAAACGTGGGACTCAAGGCTCCATCTTGGGACCTAGAGTGGTGACAGCATCAACCACAGTGAAGAAAATCTTGTCTTCTCCAATCGAGTTGGTGAACTCAGATGCATAGAGCTTGTCGAGCACCACCTGCCCCGGATTTGCTAAAACTACCTGCATCAATATGCATGGGAATGATTAATCGATGGATTGACTGACATAATTTTTCGAGATCCTGTTGTTAGAAAATAAACTGAGATTTAAACATAAATCTAAATCTACGATCCTatccattattatttatttgacattaATATTCTCCTACATGAttcataaacaaaaataaaacacatGTTATACACATTAAAATCCATCtaagtaaaaataaagaaaaaagacatTCAGTGATGCAAAAAAGCTCGtcgttttactttatttttgcTTAAGAAGATTTTAATGTGGTTAACACATGCTTCATTCTAATCATAAGGACAAGTGATTTCAGGCGGAATCAAAGAccaaatctcaaaaaatatccAAATTATTGGACGAAAACCAAACTATGACAAAGTTATAAGGTTAAAATACAAAACATGTCAAAAATCCACGTGTTATATAAGTTTTAATGAAACACTATACATCATACTTGTACATCTTTCTTTTGTAGATGTTTGTGCAGATCTTCCAAGGAACGAATGCCGCTAGTGTCGATATCAGTTACAGCTGGAAAAGAAAACATGGGAAAGATTTTAAAGTATAGGCATTATAACATCGTGAGTATTAAGTTCGAGACTTAATTATATCAACATCGATGTTGAAGCGAAAAAGTCCTTACGTGACATTTCTATTATTAAATACTGAATTTTTTGTTGGCTGCTGTCTTTAAGGTGTTCCTCCTCTTCATCAGTCAGCAATCTCAATATCCTGTAAAAACAAGTGTATCTTCATTTGTACTAGCCAAATCCCACGTCAAAAGAATTACATTCTATAATTACAACGACCgggaaaaattataaaaaactaGGACTCATCTATACGTACCTCTCCCTGATGTAATTGGAGTTTGAAAAATAGATTGCGGAATCAACTCTCACAATCAGAAGTCCAGGAATTTTGTTGGCTTCCGGGTGTTCTTGAATGTTCCGGTAGACCAAAGTTCCTGGGATTTTACCGAGCACCGCAGTTCGAGGCCTAGTAACTTGGAGAAGAATCTTGGCAATTGATAGAGCAACCTGTATGTTACGTTCTCACAAGTTAAAAACTATCAGTATCAAGAAGAAAAAGTTGACATTTCTTCTCAGATATGGATAAAAAGATGTGGATCTCGTATGTATTGATAAATATCGaccatttaatatattttttgggcAATGTTGGATATCATCTCATTTCCCCGGTATCAGATATATGCAACAGAAACAATGGCTAGGATTGTTGTGTGTCTTACTGCTATCAGAAGACCAATCTCAACCGAGACGAAAACAACCCCAAAGAATGCTCCCATACAAGCCACGAAATCGAATTTGTCGATCTTCCATATAACTATCATAGCTTGAAGGTCGAACATGCCCGCCACAGCTGATATGATAATCGCGGCTAAAATTGTGTTGGGGGTGTACTTAAAAAGTGGGGTGATCACAAAGAGAGTAAGCAAAACAATGCAAGACATGACTATGTTCGACACAGGCGTCTTGCATCCAGCCATGTAGTTCACAGCAGAGCGTGAGATGGCCCCTGCAAAGAAGTCTGAAGATCAAAAACTCGTAGGCTTGAGGTAAAATTAGTTATCATGATTAAAGAATTGgtcgatatatattttatttatattacaaTTGTCATCTCTTTTTACGGTGAAAATGTgttcatataaatattaaaagatcTACCAGCGGCTAGGTAGcacgatgtcatcgagccaacgaTGTTCATCGATCCTAGCGCGACCATTTCTTTGTTTCCATCTAAGTGGTAGTCTTTCATTGATGCAAAGGTTCTACCAATAGCCACCGCTTCCTGTGAGATGTAAAATCTTTTAGCTTTATGAATCTTGATACTCAAACGAGTATGTTATGCCTTCTCTTCTTACCGTCAACGCGACCATCCCTGCAACCACACCGATCTTAAAACCTTTGCCAAGATAGGTTCCTGAGAAATATATTTCGTGCAGAGAAGAAGGATTTACGCCTTGTTCAATGTGGCGCACCTATACATACATATTCGGAGTAAaaaattaatagttattttacATAAACAAATGATGGATTGTAATTAGCGTACTAGTTTGACATCTATAGCTATTGAATACATACAATTTGAACGCCTTTCTTGTCTGCACGAGT contains the following coding sequences:
- the LOC140986366 gene encoding high affinity sulfate transporter 2-like → MSSNRVVDGVDVVSVASSGRHSDNFPYVYKVGAPPKQSLLKEFTHTLKETFFHDEPLRAFKNQTKSKKLLLGIQSVFPILEWGRSYNLSKLKGDLIAGFTIASLCIPQDIAYSKLANLDPQYGLYSSFVCPLIYAFMGSSREIAIGPVAVVSILLGKLLQNEIDPKNKYEYRRLAFTATFFAGVTQFVLGFFRLGFLVDFLSHAAIVGFMAGAAITIGLQQLKGLLGVKNFTKKTDIVSVMQSVWSNVHHGWNWETVLIGVAFLAFLLLAKYIGKKKKKLFWISAIAPMLSVIISTFLVYITRADKKGVQIVRHIEQGVNPSSLHEIYFSGTYLGKGFKIGVVAGMVALTEAVAIGRTFASMKDYHLDGNKEMVALGSMNIVGSMTSCYLAAGAISRSAVNYMAGCKTPVSNIVMSCIVLLTLFVITPLFKYTPNTILAAIIISAVAGMFDLQAMIVIWKIDKFDFVACMGAFFGVVFVSVEIGLLIAVALSIAKILLQVTRPRTAVLGKIPGTLVYRNIQEHPEANKIPGLLIVRVDSAIYFSNSNYIRERILRLLTDEEEEHLKDSSQQKIQYLIIEMSPVTDIDTSGIRSLEDLHKHLQKKDVQVVLANPGQVVLDKLYASEFTNSIGEDKIFFTVVDAVTTLGPKMEP